The Saccharomonospora cyanea NA-134 genome includes a region encoding these proteins:
- a CDS encoding MFS transporter: MVERRAANPLVPLRFFRSRPRVLANLATALLSAALSTSFLLFTYYLQDQLGLSPLEADLTMLPLAVALIAASVFVPQLLGRWGAQVCTLAGIGFTVLAMASLALATHLEANALAMIPAMLLIAAGMGFGLVGLQYTAVTGVTENDAGIASGIQRAADQLGGSTGTTLYVGIGFAPALADIDPFLTSSLLAVAGLTAAGVVAWRIAMPASPSEETVG; this comes from the coding sequence ATGGTTGAGCGTCGCGCGGCGAACCCGCTCGTCCCGCTCAGGTTCTTCCGCAGTCGACCACGGGTCCTGGCGAACCTTGCAACCGCCCTCCTGAGCGCGGCACTGTCCACATCGTTCCTGCTGTTCACCTACTACCTGCAGGACCAGCTGGGGCTGAGTCCTCTCGAAGCGGACCTGACGATGTTGCCCCTTGCCGTGGCTCTCATCGCGGCGTCCGTCTTCGTTCCGCAACTGCTCGGACGCTGGGGCGCCCAGGTCTGCACCCTGGCCGGTATCGGTTTCACGGTGCTGGCCATGGCTTCCCTCGCCCTCGCCACACACCTGGAAGCGAACGCCCTCGCGATGATTCCGGCGATGCTCCTCATCGCCGCAGGCATGGGTTTCGGGCTTGTCGGCTTGCAGTACACCGCGGTGACCGGGGTTACCGAGAACGACGCCGGCATCGCATCCGGCATCCAGCGAGCCGCCGACCAGCTCGGAGGGTCCACCGGGACCACCCTCTACGTCGGCATCGGGTTCGCCCCCGCCCTGGCTGACATCGACCCGTTCCTCACGAGCAGTCTCCTCGCCGTCGCAGGGCTGACGGCCGCTGGAGTGGTTGCTTGGCGTATTGCCATGCCCGCCTCTCCGTCCGAGGAAACAGTCGGATGA
- a CDS encoding threonine ammonia-lyase, whose translation MPGMDLDLSRIADASSLIDPVFLDTPQFVDEQLCAALGRRVVVKVETLNPLRSFKGRGVDLLAREFEPGTRLVCESSGNFGQAVGYAAARHGLRAEVFVPAGVNPVKLARMVSLGVRVHEIGDGRAEEAAREYAAAQPGSVFVEDGLHPRISEGAGTIGVELLAVGAIDTVVLPVGDGALITGVARWIKAHAPSTHIVGVCAKGAPSMADSWRAGRVLPTERADTFAEGIAISSPIPESVRRMRLLVDDMVVVDDADMLAAMRTALDNLGVLPEPAGAAGLAAVATHDLPGEVLATVITGANVSPALFGDVLAAA comes from the coding sequence ATGCCCGGTATGGACCTCGACCTCTCGCGGATCGCGGACGCGTCGAGCCTGATCGACCCGGTCTTTCTCGACACGCCGCAGTTCGTCGACGAGCAGCTCTGCGCCGCGCTCGGCAGGCGGGTGGTCGTCAAGGTCGAAACCCTCAACCCGCTGCGCAGCTTCAAGGGGCGGGGTGTGGACCTGCTCGCGCGCGAGTTCGAGCCGGGCACCCGCCTGGTGTGCGAGTCGTCCGGCAACTTCGGCCAAGCCGTCGGCTACGCGGCGGCCAGACACGGCCTGCGCGCGGAGGTGTTCGTGCCCGCGGGCGTCAACCCGGTGAAGCTGGCCAGGATGGTTTCCCTGGGTGTCCGCGTGCACGAGATCGGTGACGGCCGCGCCGAGGAGGCCGCCCGCGAGTACGCCGCCGCCCAGCCGGGCAGCGTGTTCGTCGAGGACGGCCTGCACCCGCGCATCTCCGAGGGCGCGGGCACCATCGGCGTCGAGTTGCTCGCCGTAGGCGCGATCGACACGGTGGTGCTGCCGGTCGGCGACGGCGCGCTGATCACCGGCGTCGCTCGCTGGATCAAGGCCCACGCCCCGAGCACCCACATCGTCGGAGTGTGCGCGAAAGGCGCGCCCAGCATGGCCGACAGCTGGCGAGCCGGGCGCGTGCTTCCGACAGAGCGTGCCGACACGTTCGCGGAAGGCATCGCGATCAGTTCGCCGATCCCGGAATCGGTGCGCCGCATGCGCCTGCTGGTCGACGACATGGTGGTCGTGGACGACGCGGACATGCTCGCGGCCATGCGGACGGCACTGGACAACCTCGGTGTGCTGCCCGAACCCGCGGGCGCGGCCGGTCTCGCCGCCGTCGCCACGCACGACCTGCCGGGCGAGGTGCTGGCGACCGTGATCACCGGGGCGAACGTCTCCCCCGCTCTGTTCGGCGACGTCCTGGCCGCCGCCTAG
- a CDS encoding Lrp/AsnC family transcriptional regulator: MRFVPDSIDHRLLRLVQEDASRTLRELGEQVGLSPSAVQRRLRGYRAAGVIAREVAVLDPTVLGATTLAVVLVTLDRESAQHHAEFRSRMRAEPRVQQCYDVAGPWDYVVVLVAESLTECRVLSDRLFLNDENVRRYDTLPVLDPIKTGLAVPPPEP, from the coding sequence GTGCGTTTCGTACCGGACTCCATCGACCACCGGCTGCTGCGGCTCGTCCAGGAGGACGCCTCCCGCACGTTGCGGGAACTGGGCGAGCAGGTCGGTCTCTCCCCCAGCGCTGTCCAGCGCCGGCTCCGCGGCTACCGCGCCGCCGGAGTCATCGCCCGCGAGGTCGCCGTCCTCGATCCGACGGTGCTCGGCGCCACCACTCTCGCCGTGGTGCTCGTGACGCTGGACCGGGAGTCCGCGCAACACCACGCCGAATTCCGCTCGCGCATGCGGGCGGAACCGCGTGTGCAGCAGTGCTACGACGTGGCCGGGCCGTGGGACTACGTCGTCGTCCTGGTCGCCGAGAGCCTCACCGAGTGCCGTGTGCTGTCGGACCGGCTGTTTTTGAACGACGAGAACGTGCGGCGTTACGACACGCTGCCCGTGCTCGACCCGATCAAGACGGGCCTCGCCGTTCCACCGCCCGAGCCGTAG
- a CDS encoding YciI family protein encodes MPTFITIGYGDQDGYDRTDAAVRAEAHAQDDRLRAGGARMGIAGRPVQVRNHDAARTDTVEGPFLRSALPVAGFALIEASSLEEAVAMASRTPCAVAHGVVEVWPLYETPDEAAGA; translated from the coding sequence ATGCCTACGTTCATCACCATCGGCTACGGCGATCAGGACGGCTACGACCGCACCGACGCCGCCGTACGGGCCGAGGCGCACGCACAGGACGACCGCCTACGTGCCGGCGGTGCGCGGATGGGAATCGCGGGAAGGCCGGTCCAGGTCCGCAACCACGATGCCGCCCGCACCGACACGGTGGAGGGACCGTTCCTGCGGTCCGCGCTGCCGGTCGCGGGCTTCGCGCTGATCGAAGCCTCCAGCTTGGAAGAGGCGGTGGCGATGGCCTCTCGGACTCCGTGCGCGGTCGCCCACGGTGTGGTCGAGGTCTGGCCGCTGTATGAAACGCCCGACGAGGCAGCCGGCGCCTGA
- a CDS encoding acyltransferase family protein, whose translation MSVPLPPRVSADPVSTRPRKFRPELQGLRALAALLVVVYHVWLDRVSGGVDVFFVISGFLITGQLYRAGCRGRIEFRRMWGRMLTRLLPAALTVLLVTMAVAVLVLPEHRWMQTAREVVASALFFENWQLVADSADYFAQHSTASLTQHFWSLSIQGQFYLVWPLLVAMVALLARRAGWTLRRSLVAALAVTFALSLAYSVWLTATNQPLAYFHSATRVWEFALGGLTALTIDAVRVPRVVRIVCGWVGVLALVSCGLVLQVGTVFPGYAALWPTLAAVLVLVAGATDSRIGADRFLSARPLVRMGDLSYALYLWHWPILLFFLTTRDQETVSVVEGAVVIGVSVVLAVLTHRFVEQPARNARMVTATPWGAYRFGILALLPVLLAAGSWQLVTAQRASFTVAAEENETLGAQALHARAPLVDAGKPVLPPYAALPEQFDSFGEEECRYSPKNEELRICTVDPVGEPVRRVVVVGDSHSQQYIAALRPIVDRRSWQVISMGKGGCPFTTDAAEEDCRVWNAAVLQEIIETRPDAVITMATRDVRVGLTEWTPPGYVEQWRALDAAGIPVVAIRDSPRYDFEPSECVQKHGADAPRCSGVRAELLAPEPPYAGLDDVPPNVSFLDFSDYFCNAETCPPVIGNVLVYMDDNHVTATYLETMSPIVETRLVEALRWEDDPSGGPDR comes from the coding sequence GTGTCCGTTCCGTTACCCCCGCGTGTGAGCGCCGACCCGGTGTCGACACGACCCCGCAAGTTCCGGCCCGAGCTCCAGGGGCTGCGTGCTCTGGCGGCGCTGCTCGTGGTCGTCTACCACGTGTGGCTCGACCGGGTGTCCGGTGGTGTGGACGTGTTCTTCGTGATCAGCGGGTTCCTGATCACCGGACAGCTGTACCGGGCGGGTTGTCGGGGCCGCATCGAGTTCCGGCGCATGTGGGGGCGGATGCTCACGCGCCTCCTCCCGGCCGCGTTGACGGTGTTGCTGGTGACGATGGCGGTCGCCGTGCTGGTGCTGCCGGAACACCGGTGGATGCAGACGGCCAGGGAGGTCGTGGCGTCGGCGCTGTTCTTCGAGAACTGGCAGTTGGTCGCGGACTCGGCCGACTACTTCGCCCAGCACTCGACGGCAAGCCTGACGCAGCATTTCTGGTCACTGTCGATCCAGGGCCAGTTCTACCTGGTGTGGCCGCTGCTGGTGGCGATGGTGGCGCTGCTCGCCCGGCGGGCGGGCTGGACGCTGCGTCGTTCGCTGGTGGCGGCGCTGGCCGTGACCTTCGCGCTGTCGCTCGCGTACTCGGTCTGGCTGACGGCGACGAACCAGCCGCTGGCGTACTTCCACTCGGCCACGCGGGTGTGGGAGTTCGCGCTGGGCGGATTGACGGCCCTGACGATCGACGCGGTCCGGGTGCCACGGGTGGTGCGGATCGTCTGCGGCTGGGTCGGTGTGCTCGCGCTCGTGTCGTGCGGGCTCGTGTTGCAGGTCGGCACGGTGTTCCCCGGCTACGCCGCTCTGTGGCCGACGCTGGCGGCGGTGCTGGTGCTCGTGGCCGGCGCCACCGACAGCCGGATCGGTGCGGACCGGTTCCTGTCGGCGCGGCCACTGGTGCGTATGGGCGATCTGAGCTACGCGCTGTATCTGTGGCACTGGCCGATCCTGCTGTTCTTCCTCACCACCCGCGACCAGGAGACGGTCAGCGTGGTGGAGGGCGCCGTCGTGATCGGTGTGTCGGTGGTGCTCGCGGTGCTCACCCACCGCTTCGTGGAGCAGCCTGCCCGCAACGCGCGCATGGTGACGGCGACCCCGTGGGGTGCCTACCGTTTCGGAATCCTGGCGTTGCTGCCGGTGCTGTTGGCAGCGGGAAGCTGGCAGCTCGTCACGGCGCAGCGCGCGTCGTTCACCGTGGCCGCCGAGGAGAACGAAACACTCGGGGCTCAGGCGCTCCACGCCCGCGCGCCGCTGGTGGACGCCGGTAAGCCGGTCCTCCCGCCGTATGCGGCCCTGCCCGAGCAGTTCGACAGCTTCGGCGAAGAGGAGTGCCGCTACTCGCCGAAGAACGAGGAGCTGCGTATCTGCACGGTGGACCCCGTGGGGGAGCCGGTGCGGCGGGTCGTCGTCGTGGGCGACTCGCACTCCCAGCAGTACATCGCCGCGCTGCGCCCGATCGTCGACCGTCGGAGTTGGCAGGTCATCTCGATGGGCAAGGGCGGTTGCCCGTTCACCACCGACGCAGCCGAGGAGGACTGCCGCGTGTGGAACGCCGCCGTGCTGCAGGAGATCATCGAGACCCGGCCGGACGCCGTGATCACCATGGCCACGCGTGACGTGCGGGTGGGGCTGACGGAGTGGACCCCGCCCGGCTACGTGGAGCAGTGGCGGGCCCTCGACGCCGCGGGCATCCCGGTGGTGGCCATTCGTGACAGCCCCCGATACGACTTCGAGCCGTCGGAGTGCGTGCAGAAACACGGTGCGGACGCGCCGCGCTGCTCGGGGGTGAGAGCGGAGTTGCTGGCCCCGGAACCACCGTATGCCGGGCTCGACGACGTGCCGCCCAATGTGTCGTTCCTCGACTTCAGTGACTACTTCTGCAACGCCGAGACCTGCCCGCCGGTAATCGGGAACGTGCTCGTGTACATGGACGACAACCACGTCACCGCCACCTACCTGGAAACGATGTCGCCGATCGTCGAGACGCGGTTGGTCGAGGCCCTGCGCTGGGAGGACGACCCCTCGGGTGGTCCGGACAGGTGA
- a CDS encoding phosphotransferase enzyme family protein — translation MTALDPGPLLSEHYALDVRELVPVDAGADRAASLWKARGHDGREYAVKWTAGGSPAGLVLSSALATACPGAAPMPVRTRAGALWAAAGGRRLSVVEWVAGRSAVDVAPEEGHWVACGRLLSALHGLPVDCELRRWLPREDFDPSRWVDVFDDIDARLTRTAGPAEDNCLTRLRAVWWQRRAELRVVRDDTLRLGEWFASRADDLNAVPCHADPHLGNLVVTGADTVALIDFDDAVLAPPERDLMFVLGGGVFAERLVTQRQQEAFLRGYGPHAEDDRLLAYYRGLRVLEDVSDPATVVLDPEPPATERVTSLGYVTATLAPGALLDQALRSG, via the coding sequence ATGACCGCACTCGACCCGGGACCACTGCTGAGTGAGCACTACGCCCTCGACGTCCGTGAACTCGTCCCGGTGGACGCGGGAGCCGACCGGGCGGCGTCGTTGTGGAAGGCGCGCGGCCACGACGGTCGCGAGTACGCGGTCAAGTGGACCGCCGGCGGGTCTCCGGCGGGGTTGGTACTCTCGTCCGCTCTCGCCACCGCCTGCCCGGGGGCGGCACCGATGCCGGTGCGGACCCGGGCAGGCGCGCTGTGGGCCGCCGCGGGTGGGCGGCGGCTGTCAGTGGTGGAGTGGGTCGCCGGTCGTAGCGCGGTCGACGTCGCTCCGGAGGAGGGGCACTGGGTCGCGTGCGGCCGCCTTCTCTCCGCACTCCACGGTCTGCCCGTCGACTGCGAGCTGCGCCGGTGGCTGCCGCGCGAGGACTTCGACCCGTCGCGTTGGGTCGACGTCTTCGACGACATCGACGCGCGACTGACCCGGACGGCCGGCCCGGCCGAGGACAACTGCCTCACGCGGCTCCGCGCCGTGTGGTGGCAGCGGCGGGCGGAGCTGCGTGTGGTGCGCGACGACACGCTGCGGTTGGGGGAGTGGTTCGCCTCTCGGGCGGACGATCTCAACGCCGTGCCGTGTCATGCCGATCCGCACCTGGGCAACCTCGTCGTCACCGGAGCCGACACGGTGGCGCTGATCGACTTCGACGACGCCGTGCTCGCCCCGCCGGAACGGGATCTGATGTTCGTTCTCGGCGGCGGTGTGTTCGCCGAACGACTCGTCACGCAGCGGCAACAGGAGGCGTTCCTGCGCGGCTACGGCCCGCACGCGGAGGATGACCGATTGCTCGCCTACTACCGGGGCCTGCGTGTGCTGGAGGATGTCAGCGACCCGGCCACGGTGGTGCTCGATCCAGAGCCCCCGGCTACCGAGCGGGTCACGAGCCTCGGCTACGTCACCGCGACGCTGGCGCCGGGCGCGCTGCTCGACCAGGCGCTGCGCTCCGGCTGA
- a CDS encoding helix-turn-helix domain-containing protein translates to MTTVALAVTDGMLHFELALAYEVFGAVPASVAVPWYRVFVCGPGPVRAGRFRLDPDHGLDHLTRADTVIVPGWADVDEEPPTDLVDAVRAAHEAGARVAALCTGAFVVAAAGLLDGRRATTHWAHTGTLAARYPQVTVDPDVLYVDNGTVLTSAGKAAAMDLCLHLVRLDHGSSIANTVARRLVVPPHRDGGQAQFVTTPVPPPDKHPLADLFAWVLERLDHPLTVEDLARQARMSSRNLGRHFRSVVGTTPLQWLLIQRIRHAQTLLETTDDSIDAIATATGMGTATTLRRHFNRTVGVPPDTYRRTFRSRTPAVPQGRVPHGRAVEF, encoded by the coding sequence ATGACCACTGTCGCGTTGGCCGTCACCGACGGGATGTTGCATTTCGAACTGGCCTTGGCGTACGAGGTCTTCGGCGCCGTTCCGGCCAGCGTGGCGGTGCCCTGGTACCGGGTGTTCGTGTGTGGCCCCGGCCCGGTGCGGGCCGGCCGGTTCCGGCTCGACCCCGATCACGGTCTCGACCACCTGACGCGCGCCGACACCGTGATCGTCCCGGGCTGGGCGGACGTCGACGAGGAGCCACCCACCGACCTCGTCGACGCGGTGCGCGCGGCACACGAGGCGGGTGCACGCGTGGCCGCTCTCTGCACCGGCGCCTTCGTGGTGGCCGCCGCCGGGCTGCTGGACGGGCGACGCGCGACCACGCACTGGGCGCACACCGGAACCCTGGCCGCCCGGTATCCCCAGGTGACGGTGGACCCCGACGTCCTCTACGTGGACAACGGCACCGTGCTGACCTCGGCGGGCAAGGCCGCCGCCATGGACCTGTGTCTGCACCTGGTCCGCCTCGACCACGGTTCGTCGATCGCCAACACCGTGGCCCGCCGCCTGGTCGTGCCGCCACACCGGGACGGTGGGCAGGCCCAGTTCGTCACCACCCCCGTGCCCCCTCCGGACAAGCATCCGCTCGCCGACCTGTTCGCCTGGGTGCTCGAACGACTGGACCACCCGCTGACCGTGGAGGACCTGGCCCGCCAAGCGCGGATGAGCTCCCGCAACCTCGGTCGCCACTTCAGATCGGTGGTCGGTACCACCCCGTTGCAATGGTTGCTGATCCAGCGGATCCGCCATGCCCAGACGTTGCTGGAGACCACTGACGACAGCATCGACGCCATCGCCACCGCCACCGGCATGGGCACCGCCACAACGCTGCGCCGACACTTCAACCGCACGGTCGGTGTTCCTCCGGACACCTATCGCCGCACGTTCCGTTCGCGGACCCCTGCCGTCCCGCAGGGCCGGGTGCCTCACGGCAGGGCTGTCGAGTTCTGA
- a CDS encoding saccharopine dehydrogenase NADP-binding domain-containing protein, whose protein sequence is MNAGSAVVVFGAYGHTGRFVVSQLKRRGFVPILSGRDAAKLAALAAVESGLDARPATVDDPASLDRALSGAAAVINCAGPYATTAAPVIESALRAGIPYVDVAAEIEANVDTFTHFTDRARAAGSVIVPAMAFYGGLGDLLTTAAMGDWTVADEVHVAYALSGWHPTAGTRAAGAVSRQRRGGRRVRYTNGRLEYRQDEPPTLEWPFPDPMGPRDVIGEFTMADVVTIPSHLPVPEVRTYMTVEAARDVSASETPTPTAVDERGRSDQTFLVDVVVRSGGDERRVVARGQDIYAVSASLAVEAVDRILAGRTRTVGVASAGEIFDARDFLHALSPEISLELWDHAGTPAGLSSPARLAAPGHLVS, encoded by the coding sequence ATGAACGCGGGGTCTGCGGTGGTGGTGTTCGGCGCATACGGACACACCGGGCGTTTCGTGGTGTCACAGTTGAAAAGGCGCGGGTTCGTCCCGATCCTGTCCGGCCGCGACGCCGCGAAGCTGGCGGCACTGGCAGCGGTCGAGTCCGGACTGGACGCCCGCCCGGCGACGGTCGATGATCCGGCCTCGCTCGACCGCGCACTGTCCGGCGCGGCGGCGGTGATCAACTGCGCCGGTCCGTACGCCACGACGGCCGCACCCGTGATCGAGTCGGCTCTGCGCGCGGGGATCCCGTACGTGGACGTGGCGGCCGAGATCGAAGCCAACGTCGACACGTTCACACACTTCACCGACCGTGCCCGCGCCGCCGGGTCGGTGATCGTCCCTGCGATGGCCTTCTACGGTGGACTCGGTGATCTGCTGACCACCGCCGCGATGGGTGACTGGACCGTCGCCGACGAAGTGCACGTCGCATACGCGTTGAGCGGGTGGCACCCCACCGCCGGGACGCGGGCCGCGGGCGCCGTCTCCCGGCAACGGCGAGGCGGCCGACGCGTCCGCTACACGAACGGACGGCTGGAGTACCGCCAGGACGAGCCGCCGACCCTGGAATGGCCGTTCCCCGACCCGATGGGGCCCCGGGACGTCATCGGGGAGTTCACGATGGCCGACGTCGTCACCATCCCCAGTCACCTGCCTGTCCCCGAGGTGCGCACCTACATGACGGTCGAGGCGGCGAGAGACGTGTCGGCTTCCGAGACACCGACCCCGACCGCGGTCGACGAGCGTGGGCGCTCTGACCAGACCTTCCTCGTCGACGTCGTCGTGCGCTCCGGTGGCGATGAACGACGCGTTGTGGCCAGGGGTCAGGACATCTACGCCGTCAGTGCGTCCCTCGCGGTGGAAGCGGTCGACCGCATCCTCGCCGGACGGACCAGGACGGTCGGTGTCGCGTCCGCGGGCGAGATCTTCGACGCGCGCGACTTCCTTCACGCACTGTCGCCGGAGATCTCCCTGGAACTGTGGGACCACGCCGGAACGCCCGCAGGGCTCTCGTCCCCGGCACGGCTGGCCGCGCCGGGGCATCTCGTGTCCTGA
- a CDS encoding tyrosine-protein phosphatase, with protein MTVHRELAWDGCVNVRDLGGLGKISRGAVVRMEAPTHLSERGWAAAWGHGVRTVVDLRNSDEIVPNRVPTPPGITTVRAPLDPVGTPFYEHWMEIDRLASPLYFPVLLAEHPELVINAVRAVANAAPGCVVFHCAGGKDRTGLLALVLLALAGATPEDIIADYLLTYHRMKQRFDELGVRDQLTAVSEFLAEHGTTIENSLTSTVESLTMPEFLLENGLSETELAALLTRLAT; from the coding sequence ATGACGGTGCACAGGGAACTCGCGTGGGACGGGTGCGTCAACGTTCGCGACCTCGGGGGGCTGGGGAAGATCAGCCGCGGTGCGGTGGTCCGTATGGAAGCCCCGACACACCTGAGCGAACGCGGCTGGGCGGCGGCCTGGGGCCACGGAGTGCGCACAGTCGTCGATCTGCGCAACTCCGACGAGATCGTGCCGAACCGGGTGCCGACGCCGCCGGGTATCACGACCGTGCGGGCGCCACTGGACCCAGTTGGGACGCCGTTCTACGAGCATTGGATGGAGATCGACAGACTCGCCTCGCCGTTGTACTTCCCGGTGCTACTGGCCGAACACCCGGAGCTCGTGATCAACGCTGTGCGGGCGGTCGCCAACGCGGCACCGGGCTGCGTGGTGTTCCACTGCGCCGGCGGCAAGGACCGGACCGGGTTGCTCGCCCTGGTGTTGCTCGCGCTGGCCGGGGCGACACCGGAAGACATCATCGCCGACTATCTGCTGACCTACCACCGGATGAAACAGCGATTCGACGAGCTCGGCGTCCGTGATCAACTCACTGCGGTGAGTGAATTCCTCGCTGAACACGGCACCACCATCGAGAACTCACTGACCTCGACGGTCGAGTCACTGACCATGCCCGAGTTCCTTCTGGAGAACGGTCTGTCCGAGACGGAACTCGCCGCCCTGCTCACCCGCTTGGCCACCTGA
- a CDS encoding MarR family winged helix-turn-helix transcriptional regulator — MTRWLDDHEQRAWRGYLTMHAQLTARLSRQLQADSGLSMSDFEVLVQLTDQPEPRMRVGQLAAALQWEKSRLSHHLARMQKRDLVCREDCPSDARGAFVVLTARGREAIEQAAPGHVDTVRDLVFDQLTPDQVTVLASIAERVLDRLEATAPDAGLERVPRGPQRGAV, encoded by the coding sequence ATGACACGCTGGCTCGACGATCACGAACAACGCGCCTGGCGCGGCTACCTCACGATGCACGCCCAGCTCACGGCGCGCCTGAGCCGTCAGCTACAGGCCGACTCGGGCCTGTCCATGTCCGACTTCGAGGTGCTCGTCCAGCTCACCGACCAGCCGGAACCCCGCATGCGCGTGGGACAGCTCGCCGCGGCGCTGCAGTGGGAGAAGAGCAGGCTCTCCCACCACCTCGCCCGCATGCAGAAACGCGACCTCGTCTGCCGCGAGGACTGCCCCAGCGACGCCCGCGGTGCTTTCGTGGTGCTCACCGCCCGTGGCCGTGAGGCGATCGAACAGGCCGCGCCCGGCCACGTCGACACCGTGCGCGACCTGGTGTTCGACCAACTGACCCCCGACCAGGTCACGGTGTTGGCGTCGATCGCCGAGCGCGTCCTCGACCGGCTGGAGGCCACTGCCCCGGACGCCGGGCTGGAACGTGTGCCCCGTGGCCCCCAACGTGGCGCGGTGTGA
- a CDS encoding YceI family protein has product MTASVDYTQLTGTYTIDPSHTRIGFVARHAMVTKVRGAFNEFDGTARIDGDNPADSSVELVIKAASIDTRNADRDGHLRSNDFLAMDEYPEITFRSTGIASTGEGSFDVTGDLTIKGVTRQVTIPLTFEGQALDPFGNVRVGFEGSTTINRKDFGVTWNAALETGGVLVSDKVVLEFEISAIKQD; this is encoded by the coding sequence ATGACCGCGAGCGTGGACTACACACAGCTGACCGGCACCTACACCATCGACCCCTCGCACACCCGCATCGGCTTCGTGGCCCGACACGCCATGGTCACCAAGGTGCGCGGCGCGTTCAACGAGTTCGACGGCACCGCCAGGATCGACGGCGACAACCCCGCCGACTCGTCGGTGGAGCTCGTCATCAAGGCCGCGAGCATCGACACCCGCAACGCCGACCGCGACGGGCACCTGCGCAGCAACGACTTCCTGGCCATGGACGAGTACCCGGAGATCACCTTCCGGTCCACCGGGATCGCCTCGACCGGAGAGGGCAGCTTCGACGTCACCGGTGACCTCACCATCAAGGGCGTCACACGGCAGGTCACCATCCCGCTGACCTTCGAGGGTCAGGCCCTCGACCCGTTCGGCAACGTCCGCGTCGGCTTCGAGGGATCGACCACCATCAACCGCAAGGACTTCGGTGTCACCTGGAACGCGGCCCTGGAGACCGGCGGCGTGCTGGTCAGCGACAAGGTCGTCCTCGAGTTCGAGATCTCGGCCATCAAGCAGGACTGA
- a CDS encoding ring-cleaving dioxygenase, which produces MTLASSGLHHVTAIAGDPQANADFYLRTLGLQLVKTTVNFDNPDVYHLYYGDEEGRPGSLLTFFPFGKVPPGRRGHGQATTTAFSVPAESIGWWRRHLRQHGTDAGEVVERDGEATLTFHDPDGLELMLVAHRQDDPRAPWDNGIVPAEHAVRGLHSVTMSTADESGTASMLEELGLSLTGQYGPRLRFAAGDGEPGALVDVLVDATAPRGLVAGGTVHHVAFRAPDDATQERWRDELVDRGEDVTEIRDRQYFRSIYFHEPGGTLLEIATDQPGFTADEPLLELGRALKLPPWLEPDREQIENGLPALSVPGENNPGVADQVTA; this is translated from the coding sequence ATGACACTCGCGAGCAGCGGCCTGCACCACGTCACGGCCATCGCCGGAGACCCGCAGGCGAACGCGGACTTCTACCTGCGGACCCTCGGGCTCCAGCTGGTCAAGACCACGGTGAACTTCGACAACCCCGACGTCTACCACCTGTACTACGGGGACGAGGAGGGAAGGCCTGGCAGCCTTTTGACCTTCTTCCCCTTCGGGAAGGTGCCGCCGGGGCGGCGCGGGCACGGCCAGGCCACCACCACGGCGTTCTCCGTGCCCGCGGAGTCGATCGGCTGGTGGCGGCGACACCTGCGACAGCACGGCACCGACGCAGGTGAGGTCGTCGAGCGCGACGGCGAGGCGACCCTGACCTTCCACGACCCGGACGGGCTGGAACTGATGCTCGTCGCCCACCGGCAGGACGATCCGCGCGCACCGTGGGACAACGGCATCGTCCCCGCCGAGCACGCAGTGCGGGGACTGCACTCGGTGACCATGTCCACCGCCGACGAGTCCGGCACCGCCTCGATGCTGGAGGAACTCGGCCTGAGCCTCACCGGGCAGTACGGGCCCAGACTCCGCTTCGCCGCGGGGGACGGCGAACCCGGCGCCCTGGTGGACGTACTCGTGGACGCCACCGCGCCACGCGGCCTGGTGGCGGGCGGAACGGTGCACCATGTCGCCTTCCGCGCGCCGGACGACGCCACGCAGGAGCGCTGGCGCGACGAACTCGTCGACCGCGGCGAGGACGTCACCGAGATCCGCGACCGCCAGTACTTCCGGTCGATCTACTTCCACGAACCCGGCGGGACGCTGCTGGAGATCGCGACCGACCAACCCGGGTTCACCGCCGACGAGCCACTGCTGGAGCTGGGCCGCGCGCTCAAGCTCCCGCCGTGGCTGGAACCGGACCGCGAGCAGATCGAGAACGGCCTGCCCGCGCTGTCCGTGCCGGGGGAGAACAACCCCGGCGTAGCGGACCAGGTCACCGCCTGA